The following is a genomic window from Deltaproteobacteria bacterium.
GTTCAAGGTTCAAGGGGTCAGGGATCAAGAAGGGGGCATCGTTTGCTGAGATACATTGTCAAGAGATTGATATTCATGGTTCCCCTTCTGATCGGCATAACCATTGTCTGCTTTGTGGTAATGCATCTTGCTCCCGGCTCTCCCACAGATCTTGAAACGCAGATGAACCCCCGTGCATCTGCAGATTACAGGGAACGCTTGAATGCAATGTACGATCTTGATAAACCCCTTTACCAACAGTATTTACTCTGGGTCGGAAAAATTGCTGTACTGAATCTGGGAAAATCATTTTCCCAGGACCGCAGACCTGTCGCGGACAAGATCCTCGAGAGGCTTCCCATTACCATCCTTCTCAATATACTCTCCATGATCCTTATTCTGGTTATTGCTATTCCCATAGGCGTCCTCTCTGCCGTCTATCAGGATTCCCTGTTCGATAAAGTGGCCGGAGTCTTCGTTTTTATCGGATTTGCCATACCGACCTTCTGGCTCGCTCTGCTTTTAATGATCCTCTTTGGAGTGAATCTAAGCTGGCTGCCCATTTCGGGCATCCGGTCTCTGAATTACGAATACCTCCCGCCCGGGATGGTTTTTCTGGATTTGGTAAAGCACCTTATCCTGCCGGTTACGCTCTCGGCTTTCGGCGGACTCGCAGGCCTTTCCCGTTATATGAGGGCGAATATGCTGGAGGTGATCAGGCAGGATTATATTATGACGGCCAGGGCAAAGGGTTTAAGTGAGCGAGTAGTCATTTACAAACATGCCCTCAGAAATGCACTGCTTCCTGTTATAACCATCCTTGGATTATCGGTGCCCGGTCTTATAGGAGGGAGTGTCATCTTCGAGACAATTTTTGCCATACCGGGCATGGGGCAGCTTTTTTACATGTCTGTTATGGCCAGGGATTACCCGGTCGTGATGGGAATTCTCTTCATCGGGGCTATATTGACCCTGCTGGGGAACCTGATTGCCGATGTTTCCTATGCTCTGGCCGATCCGAGGATCAGGGTTTCATAAAGGTGTAAAGTGTGAGAACCGATTTCTGGAAAAGATTTTCGAAAAATACAATCGCATTAGCCGGAAGCTGTGTCGTTGTCATGCTCCTTGTTGTTTCCCTTCTTGCACCGTGGATTGCTCCCTACGATCCCAATGAGATTAATCTCAAGATGGTACTTTCAGCGCCGTCAGCCAGCCACCTGTGCGGGACGGATCAACTGGGCCGGGATGTTCTCTCACGGATGATCTGGGGGGCCAGGATATCGCTCAAGGTGGGATTTGTGGCGACGGGTATCGCCATCCTGATCGGGGCAGTCCTGGGCGCTGTAGCAGGGTATTATGGAAGGTGGATAGACGCCGTAACGATGAGATTCGTGGATATAATGCTCTGTTTCCCAACGTTTTTTCTCATTCTGGCGGTGATTGCATTGCTTGAACCATCTATCTGGAACATCATGATTATCATCGGCTTGACCGGATGGATGGGAATTACACGGCTTGTACGGGCGGATTTTATATCATTGAAAGAGAGAGATTTCGTACTTGCGGCCAGGGCAATTGGCGCCAGCGATTCGAGGATTATCTTCATTCATATTCTGCCCAATGCGATGGCTTCCGTAGTTGTTGCGGCAACACTGGGTGTTGCCGGGGCTATTCTCACTGAGTCGGCGCTTAGTTTTTTGGGTATCGGTGTTCAGCCGCCGACACCAAGCTGGGGAAATATCCTCACGGCCGGCAAGGACAACATTGATATCGCCTGGTGGCTCTCCCTCTATCCCGGTTTAGCCATTCTGATTACCGTGCTTGGGTATAACCTGCTCGGTGAAGGAATACGGGATTCCCTGGATCCAAGACTCAGGTAATGGATTCCCCTGATTTGATCCTCTTTTTTAAGAAGATTAAGGATTATATGAAGATGAGAAATGTTCCGTGCAACTTATTGATTAAGAAGAGCCTTTGCGATTGCATCACCGACTTCATGGGTTTTATTTGTCCCCCCCATATCAGGAGTCTTAACCTTCCCCATGCTCAGGGTTTTCACTACCGCCTTCTGTATATCTAAAGCGGCCTGTTCTTCCCCCAGATGATCCAGCATCATCCGTACCGATTCAATCGATGCAACAGGATTGACAATTGCTTTTCCGGCATACTTCGGGGCTGAGCCATGAATTGGTTCGAACATTGAAGGGTAGATTTTTTCCGGATTGATGTTCCCGCCGGCGGCAAACCCCATACCGCCTTGAAGCATGGCGCCGAGATCCGTGATGATGTCTCCGAAGAGATTGGAGGCCACGATTACGTCGAAATGGTCGGGATTTTTTACAAACCACATGGTCAGGGCATCTACCAGAGCCATATCGGTCTTTATATCCGGGTATTCTTTTGCCACCTTGTTAAAGACTGAGTCCCAAAAAACCATGGAATAGTTGAGCGCATTGGATTTGGTACAGTTAGTGACCATCCCGACAGGGGCTTTGTTGCCAAACTTTTTCCGCTTTCTGGCAAGCTCAAAAGCATAGCGAATCGCCCTTTCACACCCTTTCTGGGTAAAGATACCGGTCTGTATGGCAAAGGCATCAGGGCTTCCCAGTTTAAAAAACCCCCCTGCCGCTGAATATTCTCCTTCGGTATTTTCGCGGACTACAACCATGTCCACAGTTTCAGGCGTTGCAGTTTTCACCGGCGATTCAACTCCGGGATAGAGTTTGATCGGCCGCAGATTTATGTATTGATCAAACCCCTTGCGGATTGTAAGGAGCATTGTCAGGGATATATGGTCAGGGACTTTATTGGCATCCCCGATACACCCTAAAAAAATGGCATCAAATTCTTTCAGTGTCTCCAGGGCATTGTCGGGCATCATGAGCCCGTTCTTTAAATAATAATCGCATCCCCAATAAAAACTTTCCGTCTCGACTTTGAATCCGTGCTTATCCGCAGCGATTTTGAGAATCTTGGCAGCTTCCGATGCCACCTCATTTCCAACCCCATCTCCCGGTATGATTGCGACTCGATAAGAAGACATAGGATATCCTTTGTTTGTGTTCTATTGAGATACAGGTTCCGTTATGTACGATGCGGCTTTTCTCGATGTTTCAAGGCAGAAGCTTGATCCAATAAAGGTTACAGTCGGGCGGAACGCTTGCCAACCGGTTAAGGATGTTAGACGTCTCGCCCGACATGTGCAGGATGAACCCTAATTGGCCTGATTGATGGCAGATAGCTGCCACTTATTGCTTCCCGCGGGCCTGGTGAAAGTCCAGTATTCCTCGAATTTCACGGGTTCTGTTTTGCTTCCCGATAATAATTCGCCGCTTTCGCTTACCGTATAGTCCAGAAGGCTGGCCAGGAATCTAACGGTAATGAAGTCCATGCCTCCTTCCTGCCATGCCTCGGTGGTATCCACAGACCTTACCGCAATGTTATCGAGTTTGTTGATCTTCTTTTCCGCCTTCAGCTTGTCTGCATCCCTTTGTAAAATGCCGAACATTTCATCCGTGAGAATATTTTTTATGCCGGTCACATCACGGTTGATCCACGCACCCTGAATCTTGAAGAAATTGTCCATGCAGAGTTCTGAGAACCTGGTTTCATCGAAGGAGGGGTCTAATTGTCGAATATGGCCGATGCCTGTTGCGACGTCATTTTCAGCAGGCCCCTGATCTTGGGCAGCAGGTGAATATGATGTCTGCTGTCCCATGGATGGAGCAGTGCCTGTTTTGTAATAAGCACCGGCAGGGGATTCAGCCTGTTTCCGCCTTTTGATAAACCAGTAAATACCATAGAGAAGACCGCCAAGAAGGAGCATTTCTACAAGCCCGAAACCACTCCCACCGAAACCGCCCGTGCCCATGCCATGGCTGATACCACTGAAAAGCATGCTGCCGAGAAAGCCGCCTGCTACCCCCATGGCAAGACCTCTCCACATGCTGGGTTGCTGCTGCGGCGTCGATGGCGTCATCGGCTGAGATGGGGTAGTTGGAGATGGCGAAGAGTAGGATTTGCTTGGGGAACTGTATGACCGGGAACCGCGGCTGCCTGAAGACATGCCGCCTCCTGCCCTGGCGAATACATCCATTTCCGTTGCCCATATGAAAAAAAACAAAAATGTAAAAATGGTTACTCCTATTTTTGACCATTTTCCTGAAAACATACTATTTCCTCCTTCTGGTTACTCACATATTTTTTGGAAAGTGATTCTAGAAGATATATACTGATGTGTCAATATCTCCTTTTCGTTTTGTTTTTTTTAAGAGGATGGTGTATGAGAAGCATCGGTATGAACTTTGAAAATTTACACCTGATATCGTTTCTATGAACATACGAACTGATGAGACAAAACGAAACCTCGGTGAGACATAAAAAGGGCACACTATATCAATCGCTTATATGATTTCTCCCGGAGTTTACCCTGAGTAAATACGAAGGGGTCGAAATGACAAAGCGGAACTATTTCAAAGACTTCTAAATATATTAATAAAATTGAGGAGCATTCATGGGCGTTGAGCAATTAGATGGAAAAATTATTGCGGCAGCAGATATGATCTTACATGCCAGGAATGTGGTAGTATTTACAGGGGCCGGAATCAGCACCGAATCCGGCATCCCTGATTTTCGCAGTCCGGGTGGCATATGGACTAAATTCGATCCGGAAGATTTTACTATACAGAAGTTCCTCACGAGCCCGGAAACGAGGAGAAAACAGTGGCACATCCTCCTTGATGGCGGGTTGATTGCTGATGCCGAACCGAACCGGGCGCATCGTGCCATAGCCGAGCTGGAAGAAATGGGCAAGCTGACCTGCGTTATTACACAGAACATTGATAATCTTCATCAGAAGGC
Proteins encoded in this region:
- a CDS encoding ABC transporter permease, with product MLRYIVKRLIFMVPLLIGITIVCFVVMHLAPGSPTDLETQMNPRASADYRERLNAMYDLDKPLYQQYLLWVGKIAVLNLGKSFSQDRRPVADKILERLPITILLNILSMILILVIAIPIGVLSAVYQDSLFDKVAGVFVFIGFAIPTFWLALLLMILFGVNLSWLPISGIRSLNYEYLPPGMVFLDLVKHLILPVTLSAFGGLAGLSRYMRANMLEVIRQDYIMTARAKGLSERVVIYKHALRNALLPVITILGLSVPGLIGGSVIFETIFAIPGMGQLFYMSVMARDYPVVMGILFIGAILTLLGNLIADVSYALADPRIRVS
- a CDS encoding ABC transporter permease, which translates into the protein MRTDFWKRFSKNTIALAGSCVVVMLLVVSLLAPWIAPYDPNEINLKMVLSAPSASHLCGTDQLGRDVLSRMIWGARISLKVGFVATGIAILIGAVLGAVAGYYGRWIDAVTMRFVDIMLCFPTFFLILAVIALLEPSIWNIMIIIGLTGWMGITRLVRADFISLKERDFVLAARAIGASDSRIIFIHILPNAMASVVVAATLGVAGAILTESALSFLGIGVQPPTPSWGNILTAGKDNIDIAWWLSLYPGLAILITVLGYNLLGEGIRDSLDPRLR
- a CDS encoding 3-isopropylmalate dehydrogenase — protein: MSSYRVAIIPGDGVGNEVASEAAKILKIAADKHGFKVETESFYWGCDYYLKNGLMMPDNALETLKEFDAIFLGCIGDANKVPDHISLTMLLTIRKGFDQYINLRPIKLYPGVESPVKTATPETVDMVVVRENTEGEYSAAGGFFKLGSPDAFAIQTGIFTQKGCERAIRYAFELARKRKKFGNKAPVGMVTNCTKSNALNYSMVFWDSVFNKVAKEYPDIKTDMALVDALTMWFVKNPDHFDVIVASNLFGDIITDLGAMLQGGMGFAAGGNINPEKIYPSMFEPIHGSAPKYAGKAIVNPVASIESVRMMLDHLGEEQAALDIQKAVVKTLSMGKVKTPDMGGTNKTHEVGDAIAKALLNQ
- a CDS encoding Tim44 domain-containing protein — its product is MFSGKWSKIGVTIFTFLFFFIWATEMDVFARAGGGMSSGSRGSRSYSSPSKSYSSPSPTTPSQPMTPSTPQQQPSMWRGLAMGVAGGFLGSMLFSGISHGMGTGGFGGSGFGLVEMLLLGGLLYGIYWFIKRRKQAESPAGAYYKTGTAPSMGQQTSYSPAAQDQGPAENDVATGIGHIRQLDPSFDETRFSELCMDNFFKIQGAWINRDVTGIKNILTDEMFGILQRDADKLKAEKKINKLDNIAVRSVDTTEAWQEGGMDFITVRFLASLLDYTVSESGELLSGSKTEPVKFEEYWTFTRPAGSNKWQLSAINQAN